A window from Culex pipiens pallens isolate TS chromosome 3, TS_CPP_V2, whole genome shotgun sequence encodes these proteins:
- the LOC120417320 gene encoding cecropin-B1 yields MNFNKLFLIVILAALLLLGQTEAGRLKKLGKKIEKAGKRVFNAVQKGLPVAAGVQALGR; encoded by the exons ATGAACTTTAACAAACTGTTTTTGATTGTCATTCTGGCAGCCCTGTTGCTGCTGGGCCAAACCGAAGCCGGAAGGTTGAAGAAACTTGGCAAGAAAATT GAAAAGGCTGGCAAGCGAGTGTTCAACGCTGTCCAGAAAGGACTCCCGGTTGCAGCAGGAGTGCAGGCCCTCGGACGATAA
- the LOC128093664 gene encoding uncharacterized protein LOC128093664: protein MERTAMHNVVNDSAAANGGSLPEFRKSFETVRKASYLVGVALFTRESDLNVRFFGTSTIIALVYVFCLYSGWFLRSDWNRLLELSVCLFLNLQGTSKLWTGFVHKLRYCKLFQTTERIYESFDDDERNRPILREVVSKMNLFIKWIVIVYVSCGVIIVTLVVLYISLTGQKFLVLTIFVPYVDHTTLVGYIIHSFLHLSMIVFCVIGYLASDTAFIVTVVPIIAYGNCLQNEIRNLNLMLQMPQRNEKLITEKLLRICNLHQMIVEFEQDAVEHFKYGCANDQMTIDIYGIEWYRLGNTQQQIVVFMLHRAQTAKDLSVGGIAPLNVETYVKVRTNQAKWGSAFEKRK, encoded by the exons ATGGAACGTACCGCAATGCACAACGTGGTGAACGATTCAGCAGCCGCCAACGGAGGTTCCCTGCCGGAGTTCCGCAAATCGTTCGAGACGGTTCGCAAGGCTTCGTACTTGGTTGGCGTTGCTCTGTTCACCCGTGAGTCAGACCTGAACGTGCGCTTCTTCGGAACTTCGACCATAATCGCGTTAGTCTACGTTTTTTGTTTGTACTCGGGTTGGTTTTTGCGGTCGGATTGGAATCGGCTGCTGGAGTTGTCTGTTTGTCTCTTTCTAAACTTGCAAGGCACTAGCAAGCTGTGGACTGGATTCGTACATAAATTGCGCTACTGCAAACTGTTTCAAACTACAGAGCGAATTTATGAAAGCTTTGATGACGATGAAAGGAACAGGCCCATCCTGAGGGAGGTTGTCTCTAAGATGAATCTTTTTATTAAGTGGATTGTAATTGTGTATGTGAGTTGTGGAGTTATTATCGTGACTCTAGTTGTTCTGTACATATCACTTACTGGACAAAAATTTCTTGTCCTCACAATCTTCGTTCCATATGTGGATCATACAACTTTGGTTGGATACATCATACATAGCTTTCTTCATCTGTCAATGATTGTCTTTTGCGTTATTGGATACCTCGCATCTGATACTGCATTTATTGTCACCGTGGTTCCAATCATAGCCTACGGAAATTGTCTACAAAACGAAATAAGAAACCTCAATTTGATGCTTCAAATGCCCCAGAGAAACGAAAAGTTGATCACTGAAAAACTTTTACGGATCTGCAACCTGCATCAGATGATAGTCGAGTTTGAGCAAGATGCTGTTGAACACTTCAAGTACGGTTGCGCG AATGATCAAATGACGATCGACATCTACGGAATCGAGTGGTATCGGCTCGGCAATACACAGCAGCAAATTGTGGTGTTCATGCTTCATCGGGCCCAAACCGCAAAAGATTTATCCGTTGGAGGAATAGCCCCACTTAATGTGGAGACATATGTGAAGGTAAGAACAAATCAAGCAAAATGGGGATCAGCGTTTGAAAAACGTAAGTAA
- the LOC120417337 gene encoding leucine-rich repeat-containing protein 20 isoform X2 encodes MASFVARVVNRCEEANETKNLNLSECELIQVPDAVYHLMRHTELKTCDLSGNVITKISPKFAVKFSLITELNLSHNQMAKLPDELADLHSLQQLDISHNSFITLPAVVFKMPKLRELRAHNNAIIDIDRDEIITSDSLELVDLRHNPLTPMCHELLRNANVSFRIELSEREKEEWEDLTI; translated from the exons ATGGCTTCGTTCGTCGCCAGGGTTGTGAACCGCTGCGAAGAGGCGAACGAAACTAAAAACTTGA ATCTCTCCGAGTGCGAGCTGATTCAGGTTCCAGATGCGGTCTACCATCTGATGAGACACACTGAGCTGAAGACGTGCGACCTCAGCGGCAATGTCATCACGAAAATCTCGCCCAAGTTTGCGGTCAAGTTCAGCTTGATCACCG AGCTCAACCTGTCGCACAACCAGATGGCCAAGCTGCCGGACGAGCTGGCCGACCTGCactcgctgcagcagctggacATCTCGCACAACTCCTTCATCACGCTGCCCGCCGTCGTGTTCAAGATGCCGAAGCTGCGCGAACTGCGCGCCCACAACAACGCCATCATCGACATCGACCGGGACGAGATCATCACGTCGGACTCGCTCGAGCTGGTCGACCTGCGGCACAACCCGCTCACGCCAATGTGCCACGAGCTGCTCCGGAACGCGAACGTCTCGTTCCGGATCGAGCTGTCCGAGCGGGAAAAGGAAGAGTGGGAGGACCTGACGATCTGA
- the LOC128093665 gene encoding uncharacterized protein LOC128093665, protein MIGIDTSTPERGTNIQIIGSNLFLMALYVICLYSGWFLRADWYSFLEMFICLLLTLQGSSKMWTAVVRKPRYVQLFQTTERIYERFDSDERNRPILRDVIAKMNLFIKGIVIVYVSSGLLIVVLVVLYALVTRQRFLAFTAFIPFVGHTTLVGYSLHSMLHLSMIVICVNGYLAADVAFIITVVPIIAYGNCLRNEIRNLNLLLQMSQRNKKLITEKLVRICQLHQIIVEFEQDAIELFKFGCANDQMIIDIYDIEWYLLDELFPSCFFRHKPQRIYPLEE, encoded by the exons ATGATTGGTATCGACACGTCCACCCCGGAACGAGGCACGAACATCCAAATCATTGGCTCCAACTTGTTTCTAATGGCACTTTACGTCATTTGTCTCTATTCTGGTTGGTTCCTTCGTGCGGACTGGTACAGCTTCCTGGAAATGTTTATTTGTCTCTTGCTGACTTTACAAGGCTCCAGCAAGATGTGGACCGCAGTCGTACGTAAACCGCGATATGTCCAGCTGTTCCAAACTACGGAACGAATCTATGAACGGTTCGACAGTGATGAAAGAAATCGACCCATTCTCAGAGATGTTATCGCTAAGATGAATCTTTTCATCAAAGGAATAGTGATCGTATATGTGAGCTCCGGGCTTTTGATTGTTGTCCTAGTTGTTCTATACGCATTAGTTACCAGGCAAAGGTTTCTCGCCTTTACAGCATTCATCCCGTTTGTGGGCCATACAACGTTAGTTGGATACTCGCTGCATAGTATGCTTCATCTCTCAATGATTGTAATCTGTGTTAATGGATATCTTGCAGCGGATGTAGCATTTATCATCACCGTAGTTCCAATCATAGCCTACGGAAATTGTCTTCGGAATGAGATAAGAAATCTTAACTTACTGCTACAAATGTCCCAGAGAAACAAAAAGTTGATCACTGAAAAACTAGTACGGATCTGCCAACTGCACCAGATCATTGTCGAGTTTGAGCAAGATGCTATCGAACTCTTTAAGTTTGGTTGCGCG AATGATCAAATGATAATCGATATCTACGATATCGAATGGTATCTGCTGGACGAATTGTTTCCTTCATGCTTTTTTCGTCAcaaaccgcaaaggatttatcCGTTGGAGGAGTAG
- the LOC128093663 gene encoding odorant receptor 67d-like has protein sequence MESPGVKPPKASTSLQEFRNSFETVRKVTYMVGIDPFTMESDLNVRFFGSTMFMALIYVLCFYTGWELRDAEGYRILEMAMILVLNAQGTNKMWIGFVHKPRYCQLFQSSEQIYESFDGDARNRPILRNLVAKMNLLLKWIVIVYASSGVLIMVLVALYAIVAREKFLALTVMVPFVDHTSLTGYLIVYLTHMAMAAFCANGYLASDTAFIVTVVPIIAYANSLQNEIRNFNLLLQAPERDEALIAEKLLRICQLHQMIDEFEQEAIAHFKGGCLVQVALQAGTLLLTIFLAYICGYVQALSIFMALIFQLTQYCALGTIVTAKNDQMIHDIYEIGWHRLDKPQQQMVAFMLHRAQNAKELSVGGVAPLNLVTYVQIMKTTYSFLAMLITLFG, from the exons ATGGAATCCCCAGGTGTAAAACCTCCCAAAGCTAGTACATCGCTGCAAGAGTTCCGCAATTCGTTCGAAACGGTTCGCAAAGTTACGTACATGGTAGGTATCGATCCGTTCACCATGGAATCGGACCTAAATGTTCGCTTCTTTGGATCCACGATGTTCATGGCGTTGATCTACGTACTTTGCTTCTACACTGGCTGGGAACTGCGAGATGCGGAAGGGTACCGAATCTTGGAAATGGCAATGATTCTCGTTCTAAACGCGCAAGGTACCAACAAGATGTGGATTGGATTTGTGCACAAACCTCGGTATTGCCAACTGTTTCAGAGTTCGGAACAGATCTACGAAAGTTTCGATGGCGATGCAAGAAATCGTCCCATTTTGAGAAATCTCGTTGCCAAGATGAATCTTCTCCTAAAGTGGATCGTGATCGTTTACGCTAGTTCGGGAGTGCTAATCATGGTTCTGGTCGCACTCTACGCAATCGTAGCGAGAGAAAAGTTTCTCGCTTTAACAGTCATGGTTCCATTTGTGGACCATACGTCGTTAACGGGGTACTTGATCGTTTACTTAACCCACATGGCAATGGCTGCTTTCTGCGCGAATGGATATCTGGCCTCGGATACCGCATTCATAGTTACCGTCGTTCCGATCATTGCCTATGCCAACTCGCTCCAGAATGAGATTCGGAATTTCAACCTGCTGCTCCAGGCGCCGGAAAGAGATGAGGCTCTCATCGCGGAAAAGCTTCTGCGAATCTGCCAACTGCACCAGATGATAGACGAGTTCGAGCAGGAAGCCATCGCACACTTCAAAGGTGGCTGTCTGGTGCAGGTCGCACTACAAGCCGGCACCTTGCTTCTGACAATCTTCTTAGCCTACATTTGTGGCTATGTTCAAGCGTTGAGTATTTTCATGGCATTGATCTTTCAACTGACTCAATATTGCGCACTGGGAACGATCGTTACTGCAAAG AACGATCAAATGATTCACGACATTTACGAAATCGGATGGCACAGGCTGGACAAACCGCAACAGCAAATGGTAGCTTTCATGTTGCATCGAGCTCAAAACGCCAAGGAATTGTCCGTGGGAGGGGTGGCACCACTGAACTTGGTCACCTATGTGCAG ATTATGAAAACAACGTACTCATTTTTGGCAATGTTGATAACACTTTTTGGTTAA